A genomic stretch from Setaria viridis chromosome 1, Setaria_viridis_v4.0, whole genome shotgun sequence includes:
- the LOC117841498 gene encoding uncharacterized protein yields MDDVSKYAHSPAHLAVARRDHAALRRLVAGLPRLPRTGEVATEQESIAGEAVADAVSAVIDRRDVPRRETPLHLAVRLRDPVAADILMSAGADWSLQNADGWSALQEAVCTREEAIATIIARHYQPLAWAKWCRRLPRILASINRIRDFYMEISFHFESSVIPFIGRIAPSDTYRIWKRGAALRADMTLAGFDGFRIQRSDQTFLFLGDGARPEDAGGKELHPGSLIVLAHKDKEITDALEGAGVQPTESEVAHEVALMSKTNMYRPGIDVTQAELVPHLNWRRQERTEAVGQWKAKVYDMLNVLVTVKSRRVPGAMTDEELFAMDGEEKNGRGAELDAELDEVLTAEERKQLDSALRMGNNEEESEERGEEGDSGADHTDSNGVVKDKKGWFGWGGKKGSKSDDKPSKAGSKDEMGDPGKQKEKGSRKKKNSGSSGDSLKHESEYKKGLRPVLWLTPDFPLKTDELIPLLDVLANKVKAVRRLRELLTTKLPTGTFPVKIAIPIVPTIRVIVTFTKFEELQPLDEFATPPSSPTQFQDAKAKESEGSGSWYSWVKGGRGTQSSDGGDSRNWKDEVDPFHIPSDYTWVDATEKKRRMKAKKAKSRRGTARKQSSKNTSEGGGHHPMMDGFEE; encoded by the exons ATGGACGACGTGTCCAAGTACGCGCACAGCCCGGCGCACCTCGCCGTGGCGCGCCGCGACCATGCCGCGCTCAGGAGGCTGGTCGCGGGgctcccgcgcctcccgcgcACCGGCGAGGTCGCCACCGAGCAGGAGTCCATCGCGGGGGAGGCCGTGGCCGACGCCGTCTCCGCCGTCATCGACCGCCGCGACGTCCCGCGGAGGGAGACCCCGCTCCACCTCGCCGTCCGCCTCCGCGACCCCGTCGCCGCGGACATCCTCATGTCCGCGGGCGCCGACTGGTCGCTCCAGAACGCCGACGGATGGTCCGCGCTCCAGGAGGCCGTCTGCACCCGCGAGGAGGCCATCGCCACCATCATCGCGCGCCACTACCAGCCACTCGCATGGGCCAAGTGGTGCCGACGCCTCCCGCGCATCCTCGCCTCCATCAATCGCATCCGCGACTTCTACATGGAGATCTCCTTCCACTTCGAGTCCTCTGTCATACCGTTCATCGGCCGCATCGCCCCGTCAGACACCTACCGCATTTGGAAGCGTGGGGCCGCGCTGCGGGCTGACATGACGCTCGCTGGCTTCGACGGCTTCCGCATCCAGCGCTCGGATCAGACCTTCCTGTTTCTGGGGGATGGTGCGAGGCCTGAGGATGCTGGGGGTAAGGAATTGCACCCGGGTTCTCTCATAGTTCTGGCTCACAAGGACAAGGAGATTACAGATGCGCTGGAGGGAGCGGGTGTGCAGCCCACAGAGTCGGAGGTGGCACATGAGGTGGCATTGATGTCCAAGACGAATATGTACCGGCCTGGGATCGACGTGACACAGGCGGAGCTCGTGCCGCACTTGAATTGGCGCCGGCAAGAGAGGACGGAAGCCGTGGGGCAATGGAAAGCCAAGGTGTATGACATGTTGAATGTTCTAGTGACAGTGAAGTCTAGGCGGGTGCCAGGGGCAATGACGGATGAGGAGCTGTTTGCGATGGATGGGGAGGAGAAGAATGGTAGGGGCGCAGAGCTTGATGCTGAGTTAGATGAAGTGTTGACAGCCGAGGAGAGGAAGCAGCTTGATTCTGCACTTAGGATGGGGAACAATGAAGAGGAATCTGAGGAGAGGGGTGAGGAAGGTGACAGTGGGGCCGATCATACGGATTCAAATGGTGTGGTCAAAGATAAGAAGGGGTGGTTTGGTTGGGGTGGCAAGAAAGGATCCAAGAGCGACGACAAGCCATCCAAGGCGGGTAGTAAGGATGAAATGGGTGATCCAGGGAAGCAAAAGGAGAAGggcagcaggaagaagaagaatagtggTTCGTCAGGAGATTCTCTCAAACATGAAAGCGAGTACAAAAAGGGGTTAAGACCAGTGTTGTGGTTGACACCAGATTTCCCTTTGAAGACGGATGAACTGATCCCTCTGCTTGATGTCCTAGCAAATAAAGTGAAGGCTGTCAGGAGGCTTAGGGAACTCTTGACAACCAAGCTTCCTACCGGCACATTTCCAGTCAAG ATTGCCATCCCCATTGTTCCAACGATACGCGTCATTGTGACGTtcacaaagtttgaagaactacAGCCTTTAGATGAGTTTGCCACACCACCTTCAAGTCCAACGCAGTTCCAGGATGCGAAGGCCAAAGAATCTGAAGGATCAGGCTCATGGTATTCGTGGGTAAAGGGTGGCCGAGGTACACAGTCTAGTGATGGTGGTGATAGCCGGAACTGGAAAGACGAG